The genomic region CATGAAGGCTGCGGCGAACAGCTCGGACCGGCTGCCTACGCGCGCCAGCCGAATGGCGGTCGAAATCACGAAGAACCTGCTCCAGGGGGTGCCGGTTTTTGACCGGCCGGCAAATAGGGGGCGGCGTCACCGGGTGTGGCACGCACCACACCCCGCTCCTTCTCCCGTCCCATTTGTCGGTCGGCTTATCTGGGGGAATTGTGAAGGCGAGGCCTCACGCATTCGGGCCTCTGCGATTCGCGTGAAGCGATCACAGAGGCCCGAAAAAAGCTTCCAGTTTTGCTCAAGAAGTATTACACATCTTCCTGACGGTCCAACACCGAGGCCAGGGCCTGCTCGAACCCTGAGGCGTCCGCGCTGGCGTCGCGGGTCGGGTCCTGCTGGCGTACGTCGATGACATGGCCGGTCAGCTCGGACAGCAGCACGTCCAGCGAGGTACGGGCCACCGCCTCCGAGGAGAGCAGGCTCCCCTCGGGCTCCTGGCCGAATGCCTTGGTCCGCATCGGCGTTGCCGTGCGCTCCGGGTTGACGCAGTTGACGCGGATCCCGTCGCCCGCCCATTCGTCGGAGAGGGCCTGGGTGAGATTCACCATGGCCGCCTTGGTCGACGAGTAGAGGCTGTACTCGGCGCGGCCCCGCGTGTAGCTGCTGGAGGTGTAGAGCAGCAGCTGGCCCTTGGTCTCCGCCAGGTACTTGTACGAGGCGCGCGCGATCTGCACCGGCGCCAGGTAGTTGACGTTCAGCGCTTCCTGGATGGTCGTGTTGTCGGTCTCGGCCAGCTTGCCGATGCGCAGCACGCCCGCGGTGTTGATGACGTAGTCGATCCGGCCGGTCTCCGAGTACGCCTTGGAGAGGGCGTCGTCGACGTGCTCCGGGTTCTCGACGTGCGTGCCGGTGGTGGAGCGGCCCAGTGCGTACACCTTGGCCCCGTAGGACTCGGCGATGGTGGCGATGTCCGCGCCGATCCCGTACGAACCGCCGAAGACGACCAGGGTCTTGTCGGCGAGCAGCTCGCGGTAGGCGGCCTCGTCGGCCTGGCGCGGGGCGGCGGTGGAGGCCAGCTGGAACAGCTTGTCGGTGATGAAGACGTCGACCGGCTGGGTGACCTTCATGTTGTACTCGTCGCCCGCGACGACGTAGATCGGCACGTCCGGCAGGTACTTGAGCACGACCGAGCAGTCGTCGGTGGCCTGGAAGTTCGGGTCACCGGACGCGACGGCGTACGCCCTGCGGATGGTGGAGAGCTTGAACGCCTGCGGGGTCTGGCCGCGGCGGAGCCGGGAGCGGTCCGGGACCTCGGTGATGAACTCGCCGTCCTCGCCGTGGGTGCGGGTCACGATGATCGTGTCCGCGGACGGGATGGCGACGTCGACGGCCTGGTAGCGCTCCAGCGCGTCCACACAGTCCTTGATCACGCGCTGCGAGAGCAGCGGGCGCACGGCGTCGTGGAAGAGGACGTTGCGGTCCTCGCCCTCGGCCAGGCCCTCGCCGAGGGCCGCGATGGCACGCTCGGTGGTCTCGTTGCGGGTGGAGCCGCCCTCGATGATCCGAGTCACCTTGGTGAGGCCGGACTTGGCGACGATCTTCTCGATGTCGGGTACGTAGCCCGGCGCCATCAGCACGATGACGTCGTCGATGGAATCAGCCTGCTGGAAGATCGTCAGCGTGTGCTCGATGACAGCCTTCCCGGCGATCTTCAGCAGTTGCTTGGGGATCGACAGACCCACGCGCTGGCCGGTACCACCGGCGAGAACGACTGCTGTAGTCCGGGGCTTGGTTGCTTTGTGCTGCACAGACACAGACGACCTACCTTGCGATGACGAGGGAACGGTGTGATGGTCGCACTCTCCGTGACCGTCTCGCAAGATGGACGCCAAGCCTCCACAACCCTTGCGATACCGCCTGTTCACCCTAAGGGCAGGAAGGTCACTCGAATCCCACCTGCCACGGTGAGTGACCGACGCCACAGGGGCGGACCTGAATCACTTCAGGTCCGCCCCTGTGGCCGGGTGCGCGGGGCCGCCCTTCGGGCGGCGGCAAACGGTCCGACGGCGCGGCGCAGGCGGACTTTCAAACGCGTCCTAGAACGGGTCGAACTCGTCGTACTCCTTGTCCGAGTCGTCCCGCTCGGCCTCGCGGTCCCTGCGGCGCTGCGCCGCGGGCCTCGGGGCCTCCATCCGGTGGTCCTCACCGCGGCGGCCGAGCATCTCGGCGCCCGCCGTCAGCGTCGGCTCCCAGTCGAAGACG from Streptomyces sp. NBC_01267 harbors:
- a CDS encoding bifunctional cytidylyltransferase/SDR family oxidoreductase translates to MSVQHKATKPRTTAVVLAGGTGQRVGLSIPKQLLKIAGKAVIEHTLTIFQQADSIDDVIVLMAPGYVPDIEKIVAKSGLTKVTRIIEGGSTRNETTERAIAALGEGLAEGEDRNVLFHDAVRPLLSQRVIKDCVDALERYQAVDVAIPSADTIIVTRTHGEDGEFITEVPDRSRLRRGQTPQAFKLSTIRRAYAVASGDPNFQATDDCSVVLKYLPDVPIYVVAGDEYNMKVTQPVDVFITDKLFQLASTAAPRQADEAAYRELLADKTLVVFGGSYGIGADIATIAESYGAKVYALGRSTTGTHVENPEHVDDALSKAYSETGRIDYVINTAGVLRIGKLAETDNTTIQEALNVNYLAPVQIARASYKYLAETKGQLLLYTSSSYTRGRAEYSLYSSTKAAMVNLTQALSDEWAGDGIRVNCVNPERTATPMRTKAFGQEPEGSLLSSEAVARTSLDVLLSELTGHVIDVRQQDPTRDASADASGFEQALASVLDRQEDV